A genome region from Nitrospinota bacterium includes the following:
- a CDS encoding type II toxin-antitoxin system antitoxin SocA domain-containing protein: MVTFYNKLGAKIKTLREQVGFSQERLADLLKIGRASLSLIENGERKITAEEIAKLSKIFNISSDILLDLKRDIKVVLDKKEKEFAKTRQEIRISVPQKNLKKFKEVFLYILNKVGSKPNIGESVLYKLLYFIDFNYYEKYEEQLIGATYIKNNYGPTPKEFIKIVEDMVNRKELMWIDDKYFQYPQRKCLPLKQPDLTKLKANEIKMIDDVLVKLSDMNATQISEYSHNDVPWLTAEDGGIIDYESVFYRTPIYSVRSYEEDIQ, encoded by the coding sequence ATGGTCACCTTTTATAATAAATTAGGTGCAAAAATTAAAACTCTAAGGGAACAAGTGGGATTTTCTCAAGAGCGGTTGGCGGATTTGTTGAAAATCGGCAGAGCTTCTCTTTCCCTGATTGAGAATGGAGAACGAAAGATAACTGCTGAAGAGATAGCAAAGCTTTCTAAGATATTTAATATTAGCTCAGATATTTTGCTCGACCTAAAAAGAGACATAAAGGTGGTCTTAGACAAAAAGGAAAAGGAGTTCGCTAAAACAAGACAAGAAATACGTATTAGTGTTCCTCAGAAGAACTTGAAAAAGTTTAAAGAAGTTTTTCTATATATTCTTAATAAAGTTGGCTCAAAGCCAAACATAGGGGAATCAGTGTTGTATAAGCTTCTTTATTTTATCGATTTTAATTATTATGAAAAATATGAAGAACAATTGATAGGGGCAACATATATTAAGAATAATTACGGGCCTACCCCAAAAGAATTCATTAAGATAGTTGAAGACATGGTGAATAGAAAAGAACTGATGTGGATAGATGACAAATATTTTCAATATCCACAAAGAAAATGTCTGCCTTTAAAACAACCTGATTTGACCAAATTGAAAGCAAATGAAATAAAAATGATTGACGATGTCCTCGTAAAGCTCTCTGATATGAACGCAACGCAGATAAGCGAATATTCACACAACGATGTTCCATGGTTGACTGCAGAAGACGGTGGAATAATAG